A single window of Prochlorococcus marinus XMU1410 DNA harbors:
- the aspS gene encoding aspartate--tRNA ligase codes for MRNKICKELKNTDIGKLVNLCGWVDRRRDHGGVIFIDLRDHSGFLQITINPDDGADLFKQAETLRNETVIMVSGIINERPKDSINKNLSTGELELKVKDLQILNQIKKNLPFPVSIHDYENTKEELRLKYRYLDLRRGKLLENLKTRHKIIKVAREFLDNFGFTEVETPLLTKSTPEGARDFLVPARLSNGEFFALPQSPQLFKQLLMVGGLDKYYQIAKCFRDEDLRADRQPEFTQLDIEMSFISEEEIISFNESLIKKIWKEVLNIDFDNAFPRMSWQAAMDNYGTDRPDTRYQMLLKDLGEVLGDIGFNIFTKAIKSGGCIKSITVKGGNLSISNVRIKPGGDIFQVAQDAGAGGLAFIRVKGDELETIGAIKNNLNEEHITDILRITEAQDGDLILLGAGDKQIVNQSLDRVRQYIAKDLNLIDKSKWNFLWVTDFPMFERNEEENRYEALHHPFCSPKNIKSKDPENLQKEIEDSLANAYDLVLNGLELGGGSLRIHEANLQREVLKTVGLTAKEINEKFGFLIEALEMGAPPHGGIAFGLDRITMLIIGADSIRETIAFPKNQQAKCPLTNAPSNVSESQLKELDIEITIDE; via the coding sequence ATGAGAAACAAAATTTGCAAAGAACTCAAGAATACAGATATTGGTAAATTAGTTAATTTATGCGGATGGGTAGATAGAAGAAGAGATCATGGTGGTGTAATTTTTATTGATTTAAGAGACCACAGTGGATTTCTACAAATAACAATTAACCCCGATGATGGTGCAGATCTATTTAAACAGGCAGAAACTCTAAGAAATGAAACAGTAATAATGGTTAGCGGAATTATTAACGAAAGGCCAAAAGATTCAATAAACAAAAATTTAAGTACTGGAGAGTTAGAGCTTAAAGTTAAAGATTTGCAAATTCTCAACCAAATTAAAAAAAACCTACCTTTTCCAGTATCTATACATGATTATGAAAATACAAAAGAGGAGCTCAGATTAAAATATAGATACCTTGATTTAAGAAGAGGCAAATTACTAGAAAATTTAAAAACAAGACATAAAATTATTAAAGTTGCTAGAGAATTTCTTGATAATTTTGGATTTACAGAAGTAGAGACTCCATTACTTACAAAATCAACTCCAGAAGGCGCTCGCGATTTTCTTGTTCCTGCTCGTCTTTCGAATGGAGAATTTTTTGCTCTACCTCAATCCCCACAACTATTTAAACAACTTTTAATGGTGGGAGGCTTAGATAAGTATTATCAAATCGCAAAATGTTTCCGTGATGAAGACTTAAGGGCAGATAGGCAGCCAGAGTTTACGCAATTAGATATTGAAATGAGCTTTATTAGTGAAGAAGAAATAATCTCTTTTAATGAAAGTCTTATAAAAAAAATATGGAAAGAAGTATTAAATATTGATTTTGATAATGCTTTTCCAAGAATGTCATGGCAAGCAGCAATGGATAATTACGGCACTGATAGACCAGACACTAGATATCAAATGTTGTTAAAAGATTTAGGAGAAGTATTAGGTGATATTGGCTTTAATATTTTCACCAAAGCAATTAAGTCGGGAGGTTGTATAAAATCCATAACAGTCAAAGGAGGTAATTTAAGTATTAGCAACGTAAGAATTAAACCCGGAGGTGATATCTTCCAAGTAGCTCAAGATGCAGGAGCTGGTGGTTTGGCCTTTATAAGGGTCAAAGGAGATGAGCTTGAGACAATTGGGGCAATTAAAAATAATCTCAATGAGGAGCACATAACTGATATTTTAAGAATCACTGAAGCGCAAGATGGAGACTTAATCCTCTTGGGTGCTGGAGATAAACAAATTGTCAACCAGTCATTAGATAGAGTGAGACAATACATCGCAAAAGACTTAAATCTCATAGATAAAAGTAAATGGAATTTCTTATGGGTAACTGATTTCCCTATGTTTGAGAGAAATGAAGAGGAAAATAGATATGAAGCTTTACATCATCCTTTTTGTTCTCCAAAAAATATAAAATCTAAAGATCCTGAAAACTTGCAAAAAGAAATTGAGGACTCTTTAGCAAATGCTTATGACTTAGTTCTTAATGGCTTGGAATTAGGAGGCGGCTCTTTACGTATTCATGAAGCAAACTTGCAAAGAGAGGTTTTAAAAACGGTAGGACTTACTGCTAAAGAGATTAATGAAAAATTTGGATTTTTAATAGAAGCTTTAGAAATGGGTGCTCCTCCTCATGGTGGAATAGCGTTTGGATTAGATCGTATTACCATGCTGATCATAGGTGCAGATTCAATCAGAGAAACAATAGCGTTTCCAAAAAATCAACAAGCAAAATGTCCTCTGACAAATGCGCCCTCAAATGTCTCAGAATCACAATTAAAAGAATTAGATATTGAAATAACAATTGATGAATAA
- a CDS encoding valine--tRNA ligase has protein sequence MTEMNDQLSLENYSPFEVEKKWQEKWESLKAFSPNPEDDGEPFCVVIPPPNVTGSLHMGHAFNTALIDVVVRFQRLLGKNVLCLPGTDHASIAVQTILEKQLKNEGKTSENIGRDEFLKRAWNWKEQSGGRIVSQLKRIGYSVDWTRERFTLDQKLNEAVIEAFNILYKKNLIYRGEYLVNWCPESQSAVSDLEVEMQEVNGHLWHFKYPLVSERGEQLDKYLEVATTRPETLLGDTAVAVNPDDDRYKKFIGVKVKVPFVDREIPIIADSHVDKDFGTGCVKVTPAHDPNDFAIGKRHNLQQINVMNKDGTLNINAGSFQNLDRYEARKKIIKELDNLGLLTKIEDYKHTVPFSDRGKVPIEPLLSTQWFLKMDEISQGCLNEIDSKKPSFIPSRWEKVYKDWLEKINDWCISRQLWWGHQIPAWYVLDESQDSIEQNTPYIVARNEEDALIEANKKFGLNIKLVRDKDVLDTWFSSGLWPFSTLGWPNTNDPDFKKWYPNSVLVTGFDIIFFWVARMTMMGNTFTNNIPFKDVYIHGLVRDENNKKMSKSSGNGIDPILLIDKYGSDALRFALIREVAGAGQDIRLDFDRKKDTSSTVEASRNFANKLWNATKFVLINKTSNNNYSLNESDETSLELCDKWILSKLNQVNKKVAALLKEYKLGESAKLLYEFSWNDFCDWYVEFAKQRFNNKETRNRQISEKVLMTVLNDILVMIHPFMPHITEELWHALQLKPDTELLSLQKWPAQENKFVDNQLDNSFQQLFEIIRLIRNLRAELGLKPSEKVPVYLISDNDELIDFLKILVDDIQILTKSSEVFIFKPNVVDKKDFAKSFSGIISDLEVYLPFQDFVNIDALKERLTKDLKKVTIELDNLNKRLSNKNFVDKAPKDIVDECRFKLNEGSVRMERITKKLELLN, from the coding sequence ATGACAGAGATGAATGATCAATTATCTTTAGAGAATTATTCACCTTTTGAAGTAGAGAAGAAGTGGCAAGAAAAATGGGAAAGTCTTAAGGCGTTTAGTCCTAACCCTGAGGATGATGGGGAGCCTTTTTGTGTTGTTATTCCGCCACCAAATGTAACTGGATCTCTGCATATGGGGCATGCATTTAATACGGCTTTGATAGATGTTGTAGTACGTTTTCAAAGACTTTTAGGTAAGAATGTTTTGTGCTTACCAGGAACTGATCATGCTTCAATAGCTGTTCAAACTATTCTTGAAAAACAATTAAAAAATGAAGGCAAAACAAGTGAGAATATTGGAAGAGATGAATTTCTTAAAAGAGCATGGAACTGGAAAGAACAAAGTGGTGGAAGAATAGTTTCTCAATTAAAAAGGATAGGATATTCAGTTGACTGGACTAGAGAAAGATTTACTCTTGATCAAAAATTAAATGAAGCAGTTATTGAGGCTTTTAATATTCTCTATAAAAAGAATTTAATTTATAGAGGCGAATATTTGGTTAATTGGTGTCCTGAATCTCAATCTGCCGTAAGTGATCTTGAAGTTGAAATGCAAGAAGTAAATGGTCATTTATGGCATTTTAAATACCCTTTAGTTTCTGAAAGAGGTGAACAGTTAGATAAGTACTTAGAAGTTGCAACAACAAGACCAGAAACTCTTTTGGGGGATACTGCTGTGGCAGTTAATCCTGATGATGATAGATATAAAAAATTTATTGGTGTCAAAGTAAAAGTCCCTTTCGTTGATAGAGAAATACCTATTATCGCTGATTCACACGTTGATAAAGATTTTGGTACTGGTTGTGTAAAGGTTACTCCAGCCCATGATCCAAATGATTTTGCAATAGGAAAAAGGCATAATTTACAACAGATTAATGTAATGAACAAAGATGGAACTTTAAATATTAATGCAGGTAGTTTTCAAAATTTAGATAGATACGAGGCTAGAAAGAAAATTATCAAAGAATTGGATAACTTAGGCCTTTTGACAAAGATAGAAGATTATAAACATACTGTTCCTTTTTCTGATAGAGGTAAGGTTCCAATTGAACCTTTATTGTCAACACAATGGTTTTTGAAAATGGATGAAATATCACAAGGATGTCTTAATGAAATTGATTCTAAAAAACCATCTTTTATTCCTTCACGCTGGGAGAAAGTTTATAAGGATTGGTTAGAGAAAATTAATGATTGGTGTATCAGTCGGCAATTGTGGTGGGGGCACCAAATACCAGCATGGTATGTTTTAGATGAATCTCAAGACTCAATTGAACAGAATACTCCATACATCGTTGCAAGAAATGAAGAGGATGCCTTAATCGAAGCTAATAAAAAATTTGGATTAAATATTAAATTGGTTCGTGATAAAGATGTTTTGGATACATGGTTTTCAAGTGGTTTATGGCCTTTTTCAACCCTTGGTTGGCCAAATACAAATGATCCGGATTTTAAAAAATGGTATCCAAATAGTGTTCTTGTTACTGGTTTCGATATTATTTTCTTCTGGGTGGCGAGAATGACAATGATGGGGAATACTTTTACAAATAATATTCCTTTTAAGGATGTTTATATTCATGGTCTAGTTCGAGATGAAAACAATAAAAAAATGAGTAAAAGTTCAGGTAATGGTATTGATCCAATACTATTAATTGATAAATATGGTTCTGATGCTCTACGATTTGCTTTAATTCGAGAAGTTGCAGGTGCTGGACAAGATATCCGGCTTGATTTTGATAGGAAAAAAGATACATCTTCAACTGTTGAAGCTTCAAGAAATTTTGCGAATAAATTATGGAATGCAACTAAATTTGTGTTAATTAATAAAACTTCTAACAATAATTATTCGCTTAATGAGAGTGATGAAACTTCTTTAGAGTTATGTGATAAGTGGATTTTATCGAAATTGAATCAGGTAAATAAAAAAGTTGCTGCTTTGTTGAAAGAATATAAATTGGGAGAATCTGCCAAACTATTATATGAATTTTCATGGAACGATTTTTGTGACTGGTATGTAGAATTTGCTAAACAAAGATTTAATAATAAAGAGACTAGAAATAGACAAATATCTGAAAAAGTTTTAATGACAGTGCTCAATGATATTTTGGTGATGATTCATCCTTTTATGCCGCACATTACTGAAGAACTTTGGCATGCACTGCAACTTAAACCAGATACAGAATTATTATCTCTTCAAAAATGGCCAGCCCAAGAAAATAAATTTGTTGATAATCAGCTTGATAATTCTTTTCAGCAACTTTTTGAAATTATTAGATTGATTAGAAATTTGAGAGCTGAATTAGGCCTCAAGCCATCAGAAAAAGTTCCTGTTTATTTAATTTCAGATAATGATGAATTGATTGATTTTTTAAAAATTTTAGTTGATGATATCCAAATCTTAACTAAATCTTCTGAAGTATTTATTTTTAAACCTAATGTTGTAGATAAAAAAGATTTTGCTAAATCTTTTTCTGGGATAATTAGTGATTTAGAGGTTTACTTGCCTTTTCAGGATTTTGTAAATATAGATGCATTAAAGGAAAGGTTAACCAAGGATTTGAAAAAGGTGACTATTGAATTAGATAATTTAAATAAAAGATTATCTAATAAGAATTTCGTCGATAAGGCTCCAAAAGATATTGTTGATGAATGTAGATTTAAATTAAACGAGGGTTCGGTACGAATGGAGAGAATTACTAAAAAACTCGAACTTTTGAATTAA
- the speB gene encoding agmatinase — MTKNLFNKENAIYMGAKRSPENCSIGIFGVNYDGTCSFKPGARFGPEAIRQVSSCLETYCPKIKKDLEDIMYVDFGSILIDKNDSKSVIESVKSATNYLISKNLSPIMLGGEHSITRGAIEALVKKYPDLILVQLDAHADLRESYIGNEHSHACTMKRCLEVLPEKKILQVGIRSGTKEEFEIMHNNNQLVNFCPGGNAHELKQALLPYAKSPIYLTIDLDWFDPSLLAGTGTPEPGGFFWNDFEEILKTFKDLRIVASDIVELSPEIDKSGVSSIVAAKVLRSLILSLENMQ, encoded by the coding sequence ATGACAAAAAATTTATTTAATAAAGAAAATGCAATTTATATGGGAGCAAAAAGAAGTCCAGAAAATTGCTCAATTGGTATATTTGGAGTTAATTATGACGGGACATGTTCGTTTAAACCAGGAGCAAGATTTGGTCCAGAAGCAATAAGACAAGTCAGTTCTTGTTTAGAAACCTATTGTCCAAAAATAAAAAAAGACTTAGAGGATATTATGTATGTTGATTTTGGATCAATACTAATTGATAAAAATGACTCAAAGTCCGTTATTGAATCGGTTAAATCAGCAACAAATTATTTAATTAGTAAAAACCTTAGTCCTATTATGCTTGGTGGCGAACACTCTATTACAAGAGGGGCTATTGAAGCATTAGTAAAAAAATATCCAGATTTGATATTGGTTCAACTTGATGCCCATGCAGATTTAAGAGAATCATATATAGGGAATGAACATAGTCATGCTTGTACTATGAAAAGATGCTTAGAAGTACTACCTGAAAAAAAAATTTTGCAAGTAGGAATTAGAAGTGGGACTAAAGAAGAATTTGAAATTATGCATAACAACAACCAATTAGTTAACTTTTGTCCAGGCGGAAATGCACATGAGTTAAAACAAGCTCTTCTACCATACGCGAAGTCTCCAATCTATTTAACAATAGATTTAGATTGGTTTGATCCCAGTTTACTAGCAGGGACGGGCACTCCAGAACCGGGAGGATTTTTTTGGAATGATTTTGAAGAAATACTGAAAACTTTCAAAGATCTTAGAATTGTCGCTTCAGATATTGTGGAATTATCTCCAGAAATTGATAAAAGCGGAGTAAGCAGCATAGTTGCAGCTAAAGTACTTAGAAGCTTAATTTTGTCATTAGAAAATATGCAATAA
- the gcvT gene encoding glycine cleavage system aminomethyltransferase GcvT → MDLLKSPLYSKYVESNAKLVNFAGWEMPISFSGLIKEHESVRSSAGLFDISHMGVISIKGINPKDYIQKLFPTNLYAFSEGQGLYTVMLNDKGGIIDDLIIYDLGIQENDISELLLIVNASRYEVDFHWIKNNLNMSEISITNFKKEKVLLALQGKNSFNLFEEWIESSISHIPNFGCEYKIFEHISPKEKIFFSKTGYTGENGLEILLSKKAAINLWDFSISKNVAPCGLGARDTLRLEAGMHLYGQDINEETSPYEAGLSWLVHLENNHEFFGRSFLEEQSRLGIQKKLVGLSIEGKAIGRKGCAVLKGEENIGTITSGSWSPTKQKAIAFAYINTSHALINNEVQISIRGKKFKGLITKRAFYKKNY, encoded by the coding sequence ATGGATTTGCTAAAAAGTCCTCTTTATTCAAAATACGTTGAATCCAATGCAAAATTAGTAAATTTTGCAGGTTGGGAAATGCCCATATCATTTTCAGGATTAATTAAAGAGCATGAATCTGTTAGATCTTCAGCAGGATTATTTGATATTTCTCACATGGGAGTGATTTCTATCAAGGGAATCAATCCAAAGGATTATATTCAAAAACTTTTTCCTACTAATTTATACGCCTTTTCTGAAGGACAGGGACTTTATACAGTAATGCTCAATGATAAAGGAGGAATAATAGATGACTTAATAATTTATGACCTTGGTATACAAGAAAATGACATATCAGAATTATTGTTAATAGTTAATGCAAGTAGATATGAAGTAGATTTTCACTGGATAAAAAATAATTTAAATATGTCTGAAATTTCTATAACAAACTTTAAAAAAGAGAAAGTACTTTTAGCACTACAGGGAAAGAACTCATTCAATTTATTTGAAGAATGGATTGAATCTTCGATCTCACATATCCCTAACTTTGGATGCGAATATAAAATTTTTGAACATATTTCGCCTAAAGAAAAAATTTTCTTTTCAAAGACAGGCTATACGGGGGAAAATGGTCTAGAAATACTTTTATCTAAAAAAGCAGCAATTAATTTATGGGATTTCTCAATTTCCAAAAATGTTGCACCTTGCGGTTTAGGAGCTAGAGATACTCTTAGACTTGAAGCAGGCATGCATCTTTATGGTCAAGACATAAATGAAGAAACTTCTCCATATGAAGCAGGGTTAAGCTGGCTAGTACATCTAGAAAATAATCACGAATTCTTTGGAAGAAGCTTTCTTGAAGAACAGTCAAGATTAGGTATTCAAAAAAAGTTAGTTGGTCTCTCAATAGAAGGTAAAGCAATAGGAAGAAAAGGTTGCGCAGTTCTTAAAGGTGAAGAAAATATTGGGACTATCACAAGCGGTAGTTGGTCTCCAACTAAACAAAAAGCTATAGCTTTTGCATACATCAATACTTCGCATGCCTTAATAAATAATGAAGTTCAAATATCAATAAGAGGCAAAAAATTCAAAGGGTTAATAACAAAGAGAGCGTTTTATAAAAAAAATTATTAA
- the speE gene encoding polyamine aminopropyltransferase produces MNNISTWIDEYHKGSRFGLNGDVLMKQKSQYQEIIIIENEYYGRALMLDGCWMTSLKDEKYYHECLVHPALSSIDEKSNVLIIGGGDGGTARECIKYSQISKIDLVEIDEEVIKISKKFLKEIGGEAWNDKRLEIHVDDGVKWVKKTRDNFYDVIFIDCSDPSEFSNLLFSDSFYKECKRILTPKGILATQSESPESFKNIHLNILKTLKNIFKVSETMYSFVPIYPSGIWSWTFASSESLNLSKQNYDEVLKIEKGCEIWNLNFQNAAFKMMPNKIVKELDS; encoded by the coding sequence ATGAATAATATTTCAACATGGATAGATGAGTATCATAAAGGCTCAAGATTTGGTCTAAATGGAGATGTTTTAATGAAACAAAAATCACAATATCAAGAAATTATTATTATTGAAAATGAATACTATGGCAGAGCTTTAATGCTTGATGGTTGTTGGATGACATCACTAAAAGACGAGAAATATTATCATGAGTGTTTAGTGCATCCAGCATTAAGTAGCATTGACGAAAAATCTAATGTACTAATTATTGGTGGAGGAGACGGCGGTACGGCTAGAGAATGCATAAAATATTCTCAAATATCAAAAATTGATCTAGTAGAAATTGATGAAGAGGTAATCAAAATATCTAAAAAATTTTTAAAAGAAATTGGAGGCGAAGCATGGAATGACAAAAGATTAGAAATACATGTTGATGATGGTGTTAAATGGGTAAAAAAAACAAGAGATAATTTTTATGACGTTATTTTTATAGATTGTTCAGATCCTTCAGAATTTTCAAATTTATTATTTTCAGATTCTTTCTATAAAGAATGTAAAAGAATACTTACACCAAAGGGGATATTAGCAACGCAAAGCGAATCTCCTGAATCCTTCAAAAATATCCACTTAAATATTTTGAAAACCCTAAAAAATATATTTAAAGTTTCTGAAACTATGTATTCCTTTGTGCCTATATATCCAAGCGGGATTTGGAGTTGGACATTCGCTTCTTCAGAAAGTCTAAATTTATCAAAGCAAAATTATGATGAAGTCCTAAAGATAGAAAAAGGATGTGAAATTTGGAATTTAAATTTTCAAAATGCAGCATTCAAAATGATGCCAAATAAAATTGTAAAAGAACTAGATTCATAA
- the mazG gene encoding nucleoside triphosphate pyrophosphohydrolase codes for MSSNDRYNLQKNSDLETLESFKILISNIKSLKDKTWGCPWQKIQSHKSLIPFLHEESNEFIDAIYEKKADNICEELGDLLLQVMLHAEIGYEKKEFELNDVIKNLNKKIINRHPYVFKKKEKVSLEKSQQIWENIKNSEKETPHMESSISKTLNMKIQNFPPMVGTDKITNVVKEYGFKWESTDQIFEKLEEEINELKEAITSNNHSEIKNEFGDIYFTLLNLSNFLKINPESALQKTNKKFLDRFSIIEHHAGDKIKQQTHKDFQRLWQIAKRKLKIKNS; via the coding sequence ATGTCCTCAAACGATAGATATAACTTACAAAAAAATTCCGATTTAGAGACTTTAGAAAGCTTTAAAATTTTAATATCTAATATTAAATCTTTAAAAGATAAAACTTGGGGATGCCCTTGGCAGAAAATACAGTCTCATAAATCGTTAATCCCATTTTTACATGAAGAAAGTAATGAGTTTATAGATGCGATATATGAAAAAAAGGCGGATAACATATGTGAAGAATTAGGAGATCTTTTATTACAAGTAATGCTTCATGCTGAAATCGGTTACGAAAAAAAAGAATTTGAACTAAATGATGTTATAAAAAATCTAAACAAGAAAATTATTAATAGACATCCATATGTTTTTAAAAAAAAAGAAAAAGTATCTTTAGAAAAATCGCAACAGATTTGGGAAAACATTAAAAATTCAGAAAAAGAAACACCTCATATGGAATCATCAATTAGTAAAACTTTAAATATGAAAATCCAAAATTTTCCACCAATGGTTGGAACAGATAAAATCACAAATGTTGTTAAAGAATATGGTTTTAAATGGGAGAGTACCGATCAGATTTTTGAAAAGTTAGAAGAAGAGATTAATGAATTAAAAGAAGCAATTACAAGTAATAATCATTCAGAAATAAAAAATGAATTTGGGGATATTTACTTTACCCTTCTGAATCTCTCAAACTTTTTAAAAATAAATCCTGAATCAGCTCTTCAAAAAACTAATAAAAAATTTTTAGACAGATTTTCAATCATTGAACATCATGCAGGCGATAAAATTAAACAGCAAACTCATAAAGACTTTCAACGGCTTTGGCAAATAGCCAAACGAAAACTTAAAATAAAAAATTCTTAA
- a CDS encoding CTP synthase has protein sequence MSKFVFVTGGVVSSIGKGIVAASLGRLLKSRGYSVSILKLDPYLNVDPGTMSPFQHGEVFVTEDGAETDLDLGHYERFTDTAMTRLNSVTTGSIYQAVINKERRGNYNGGTVQVIPHITGEIRERIHRVADNSNADIIITEIGGTVGDIESLPFLEAIREFKNDVNRNDVAYIHVTLLPYIKTSGEIKTKPTQHSVKELRSIGIQPDLLVCRSDKSINEALKKKLSGFCGVSINSVIEALDADSIYSVPLSLKKEGLCKETLKYLDLKDKKCDLKNWEQLIHNLRNPGDPIKVALVGKYIELGDAYLSVVEALRHACIEQKALLDLHWVSAEMIEKNSAETYLNAVDAIVVPGGFGNRGVNGKISAIKFARENKIPFLGLCLGMQCAVIEWARNVANLPDASSSELDPNTPNPVIHLLPEQEDVVDLGGTMRLGVYPCRLTKNTTGKNLYDEDVIYERHRHRYEFNNYYKQSFLDSGYKISGTSPDGRLVELIELANHPYFLACQYHPEFLSRPGKPHPLFKGLIKASQDKLTQSN, from the coding sequence ATGTCAAAATTTGTTTTTGTCACAGGAGGAGTAGTTTCTAGCATTGGTAAAGGAATTGTAGCTGCAAGCTTAGGCAGATTATTAAAGTCTAGAGGATATAGTGTTTCAATCTTAAAACTAGATCCATATCTAAATGTTGATCCAGGCACAATGAGCCCTTTTCAACATGGAGAAGTATTTGTAACCGAAGATGGGGCTGAAACCGACCTAGATTTAGGTCATTACGAAAGATTTACTGATACTGCAATGACTAGGTTGAATAGTGTAACAACGGGATCTATTTATCAAGCAGTTATTAATAAAGAAAGAAGAGGTAATTATAACGGTGGAACTGTGCAAGTAATACCTCACATAACAGGAGAAATTAGAGAAAGGATTCATAGAGTAGCCGATAACAGCAATGCAGATATTATTATTACTGAAATTGGTGGAACAGTTGGTGATATTGAATCTCTACCTTTTTTAGAAGCAATAAGAGAATTCAAAAATGATGTCAATAGGAACGATGTTGCATACATACACGTAACATTACTTCCTTACATCAAAACCTCTGGCGAAATAAAAACTAAACCAACACAACATTCAGTGAAAGAATTAAGATCAATTGGAATTCAGCCAGATTTACTTGTATGCCGAAGTGATAAATCTATCAATGAAGCTCTTAAAAAAAAGCTTAGTGGTTTTTGCGGTGTCAGTATCAACTCTGTAATTGAAGCTTTAGACGCAGACAGTATTTATTCTGTACCTCTTTCTTTAAAAAAAGAAGGTTTATGCAAAGAAACCCTGAAGTATTTAGACCTTAAAGATAAAAAATGTGATTTAAAAAATTGGGAGCAACTAATACACAACCTAAGAAATCCTGGAGATCCAATAAAAGTTGCCCTTGTAGGCAAATATATTGAACTTGGAGATGCATATTTATCCGTTGTTGAAGCTTTAAGACATGCATGCATTGAACAAAAGGCTTTATTAGATTTACATTGGGTAAGTGCTGAAATGATAGAAAAAAATTCAGCAGAAACTTACTTAAATGCAGTTGATGCAATTGTCGTACCCGGGGGATTTGGCAATAGAGGAGTCAATGGAAAAATTTCGGCTATAAAATTCGCAAGAGAAAATAAAATTCCCTTTTTAGGTTTGTGCCTTGGTATGCAATGTGCAGTTATAGAATGGGCCAGGAATGTAGCTAATCTTCCAGATGCATCTAGTTCAGAACTAGACCCAAACACTCCAAATCCAGTGATACATTTATTACCAGAACAGGAAGATGTAGTTGATTTAGGTGGGACAATGAGACTTGGAGTTTATCCATGTAGATTAACAAAAAATACAACTGGAAAAAACTTATATGATGAGGATGTTATTTATGAGAGACATCGACATAGATACGAATTTAATAATTACTACAAACAAAGTTTTTTAGATTCTGGATACAAAATTAGTGGTACATCACCAGATGGCAGATTAGTTGAGTTAATTGAGTTAGCAAATCATCCATACTTCTTAGCCTGTCAATATCATCCTGAGTTTTTATCACGACCTGGCAAACCTCATCCTTTATTTAAAGGATTAATAAAAGCTTCTCAAGATAAGTTAACTCAATCAAATTAA
- a CDS encoding AIR synthase, with amino-acid sequence MSLVRTLDRPFIIFLMTEIVNLSISQSAASELSRQASFGGSPGEMSIDLVEDKNCSEGWMHIKLRPGTCNGSPISRTEGVTLYADVKKFNLLKDLKLDYYGDLSGGGFLISTPKNAKRCSCGSGFKLL; translated from the coding sequence ATGTCCCTGGTTCGAACCCTGGATCGCCCATTTATTATTTTTCTAATGACTGAGATCGTCAATCTTTCAATCAGTCAAAGCGCTGCTTCAGAACTATCTAGGCAAGCTTCTTTTGGAGGTTCTCCAGGAGAAATGTCGATTGATTTGGTAGAGGATAAAAATTGTTCCGAAGGATGGATGCATATTAAGTTGAGGCCAGGTACATGTAATGGATCCCCTATTTCAAGAACTGAAGGAGTAACTTTATACGCTGATGTAAAAAAGTTTAATTTACTTAAAGATTTAAAATTGGATTATTACGGTGATTTGAGCGGTGGTGGATTTCTTATTTCAACACCAAAAAATGCAAAACGTTGTTCCTGCGGTTCTGGCTTCAAACTTTTGTAG